A stretch of DNA from Agrobacterium cucumeris:
CGGCCTGCGACCGGCAGAAGCGCCGAGCCGAGCGCCGAGGCGCTGCCCGCCGCAAACCGCCATGCACCGGCGATGATGCGCCAGCCGGTGGCGATGTTCCTGCCATCCTGAAACCGCAGGAAGGTCGAAGTGAAGCCAATCGCGGACAGCCGCATGGCGGCGAAGGCATAGGAGGCAACGCGCATGGCGACGGATGCCGCCAGCAGCCCGGCCGTGATTTTCACAATCGTCGCCGTCAACTCGGGGTTCGCCGTGGTCCAGTCATTGACCATCCGCACGATTGCCGTGCCGCGCAGGACGATGTCCTGCACCACCGGCAGCAATGCGCCGCCTGCAGAAAACAGGTTATCGATCTCAGTCACGAGACCCTTGATCTGGGTTTTCAGGCCAGACATGACGTTGACGAAATCCTTGTCGATGACGCCGCTGGCAGCACCGGCTTCATCACGGATGCGCTTGTAATCCTCCAGATTGGGGATCAGGGCGCGAAGGAAATCGAGAACCTGCTTGTCGGCGAATAGCTCGCCCATCTTGTACTGGTCGCCGCCCGTCGCCTTTTTGATCAGCTCCAGCGAATGCAACAGGGGATCGGTACCCTTGGCAGCGGCCGACTTCATTTCCTTCTCGATGTCGATACCCATCTTCTTGAAGTTCTTCACCGTGTCCGGCGAAGTGATCTTCCCTAGGAAATTCGACATGTTGTTTGCGGCCTGATCGGCAGAACCTGCCGACTTCATGGCGATCTGGAGCGCGGCGGCAAGCGATGCCACGGCCGGGACGCCCTGCATTTTCAGCGCCGAGGCGTTGGCCGTCAGTTCGGGGAAATTGCGCGCCATGTCCTTCAGCTCGAATGAGCCGGACTTGCCGGTGGACGCCATGACATCGAACGCCTTGGCAAGATCGGTCGCGGCAACCTTCAGGTTATCCATAACGGCGTAACCGGCATTGCCCATGTCGCCGACTTCCGCCTTGGTGGCAGTCGATGCCCGGCCGGTCGCCTCGATCGCCGCAAGGCTCTCGTCAAGGTCCATGCCCTTGCCGACATAGGTGGCAAGGATTTGCAGCAGCTCGGTCTTGTTCTTGCCGGTGGTGCGGGTCTGTGCAATCAGCCGCGCCTCGATCTCGCCCATGCGGTCGATCGGGATTTCCGCGACGTTTGCGAAGTCGATAAAGGCGTCCTGAAAATTCGCGCCCTTGAAGATCGGCGCGGCAAGCGTCATGGCCTGCCCGAATGCGCCAAGCATGCGGCCGCGAGCATCGCGCAGTGCCGCCTCGGCGTTTCTGGTAGCGGTTTCGATATTTTCGACGGTAAAGCCGTCCTTGATCGCGCCGGAGAAGCCCTGCTTGGCCGCTTGGCCCAAATCAAGAAGGCCGGACTTCACCTTTTTGGCGGGTCCGGTCAGTTGGTCGATCAGCCGAATGACAAAAGAGATATCCATGTCATTCGGTCCTTTGGGCGGTTCCGGTCAATCGGGGAAGTTCGGCGCGATAAGAGAGAGCGTCCAGCCAAGGCATCTGTGCGATTTCCGAGGGCTGGAACTTGTAGACGGCCGCTAGGTCGGCTGCGTATTCGAACGCCCGAGGGACCGGAGTGCCGGAAAAAAATCAAGCAACGCCTTGCCGACAGCGACAAGATCGAGCCAGTCGAGCTGATCGATAAAAGCCGAGTCCTCCCGCGACATCGAAGCGACGATCCCGGTCAGGCTGTCGAGGCCGTCCGTGGTCAGCAGCGTGCTGGAAAGTTCGGTAATAAGCCCGCCAATATCGACATCATCGATATTCGCTTTGCCGTCGCTCATCAGTTGCGAGGCGAGCTTCGGGCCAATCAGCACAGCGAGCTGCTTGGCGTGGGCGACGTTCGGCCGGAACATCGTGAAACTGTCCCGCTTGGCCTCTTTGCCGTCAGCATCCTTGACAGGAACCGGGACCGTGAGCGGGATTTTGACTTGTTGAACGAGCGACATGGCGAGACCTTACGAAAACAGGATGGAGCGGCGGGTGGAATTGATGGCCTGATAGTTCCAGATGTCCCAGCCACCCTTTTTGAAGCTGAAACGGTGCATCACGCGACCGTCCCAATATTCGGTGTAGGACCAGATCGACTTGATCTCGTGGTCGTAACCGGTGGCCTTACCGCCAGCCATCGCCTCGCCCTCGACCTTGGACAGACGGCCGGTCACGTCGATCGAATGCTCGTGCTCGGTACCGTCTTCCTCGGAAATCACCAGCTTCTTGCCGGTCCAGTTCTGACGGACACCGGCAGGCCCGCCGAACAGGGCAAGCGTTTCCGGCGTGTGGCTCTTCAGCTTGAACGGCATGGTGAGTGCCTTGATGCCGAGGCCGGTAATGTCCAGCTCCATGTCCGAGCCGCCCGGCTGGAAGGTTTCGGTGATTTCTTCCAGCGCTGGAAGCTTCAGCGTCTCGATGTCGAGCGCCAGATTGACGTTGTCGTTGACGTTGAGCGTGAAGCCCCTGATGATGCGCAGTGTCATGGTGGCCCCTTATGCGGCGGAGAGATAATCGGCGATCGTGCCGCCGAACTCGGCAGTCACACGGCGCTGGATTTCATTGGCGAGGGTGTCGAAGTAAGCCTCGTTGCGGCGCGAGCCGAAGATCAGGTCTTCCAGCGGCGGCGTCTCTTCGGCATCGAACTCGACGCGCAGCTTGCCGAGGCGCAGGTTCGCATTGCCGTTCATCGCCCGGTCCCAATAGACGCGACCACCAAGGATGGCGCCAACCGCCTGCATGCTGTCGAGCAGGTCCTGCAGGCTGCGCATCACGGCGATGACATGCTGCGCCGTCAGGTTCTCGTCATTGGCCCATGGCCGGAAACCGTTGATGATGGCTTTCTCGATGGTGGCGCGGGTACGGACCACGTTGACGAACTGCCAGAGGGTGTCCGTGGAGGCGGTGCGGTTGCCCCACAAAATGCGACCGTTCGTGGCGAACTGGCCGCTGGCACCCTGCGAAAGCCGGGACGGGATGAAAGTGGCGATGCCGTTCTGGTTGAGGAGGTTCGCCTCGTGATCGATTTCGCCGTCAAAATAGGTGATCGGCCGTGCCGTGCCGAGGATGCCCTTGACCTCTTGGTTCGAGGGGGACCAGTACGCTCCACCCTTTTTCTTGTCGCGCTTCACGAACATTGCCGCAGCGAAGGGCGAAGCAGGCTTGGTGACGATCGTCGCGCCGGAAGCAACCCGGACGAATGGGTCGACCAGATAGGTGTAGCGGGAGGAAAAATCGGCTCTGAATGCGAGACTGGTCGCGGAATTGGGACCGCCCGTGTCAATAACTGCGATCGCCTTCAGCTTCTCAGAAACCTGCTCCAGCGCATCAGCGAGCGGGTTCTTGGCGTCCTCGACGCGACCTGAAGAATAGCCGGGCGCGATCACGAGACCCGGCTCGACACCGACATGACCACGGGCAAAGGAAAGAGCATGAACGCCCGTCATCGACGCGGCCGAACCCTGCAACTTGGCGCGGGTTGCTTCCGGTGTCTGACCCGCCTCGCAACGGACGAACACGCACTGCGCCTCGATCCCCTGCGCCCGGATCGCATTAATAATGTCGATCGCGGTACCGGTGGTGCCGAGCGCGGCAACCTTATCGGCCTCGTGGGTGTAGAACGCCACCGGCTCATCATAGGGGAAAAGCGTGTTTGAGGCGTCCGGCGCAATGACGGCCGCGCCGATCGCAGAGCTGTCGGCCGTCTCAAGCGGCCTGCTTTCGCTGCCAGCATCAATTACGCGGACGCCGTGATTAAAATCGAGTGCCATAAGCCGTCTCCAAAGGTCGAATTGGAGACCACATTAGGAAGTCAAGCTTGACACTGTCAGGCTGACACTGTCAGGCCCGGCAATGAAAAAGGGCGGTTTGAACCGCCCTTGAAGCCTATTTAATGACCTATTTAAGATCGCATGTCCATCCGGTCAGGTGTAGTTCGAAAGCGCCCACGTCCAAAGATGATCGAGCTGCGCCTGCGAAATATTTTCCAGCTCGGCCATCTGGTTCAAAAGCGGGTCAGTGCGCCGGTAAAGCTGCGCATCCTCGAAATATACAATCGCCTGCTGCTTTTCGACACCTTCAGGCATGGCGTCGATATGGGCTTTCACACCTGCCTTGGTGACGCCAACTTCAGCGGCCGCAAGCCAGAAGCCAAGTCGAGGGATCGGCGGCACCAGCGTGGGGGGAGTAACGTAAGCCGGGATAGAATTTCCAGCAGCCTCCCACTCGGCAATAATTTGACGATGCCGATTTCCCATATCGTCAGGCACAAACAATACCTGCTCATCGATCTCGATGCGGATCATTCCGCTTTCGGTATATCCGATAACGTTCATATCAAATCCTCGCATCCGCGATCCATACGCTGTTAGCTTGGAACGTGTCCTGCCTTCCATTGATAGACGCCGTAAGTGTTTCTACCCCACCGAACCCCGTGAAACCTGCGCTTACGGTCACACTAGGGGTTGCTCGCATTCTAGTTCCGATGTCCATGTAACAAGACTTCGTTCTCACATCCGCTCCATTCCCCGTGATGCTATCGGGAAGCGCAACCTTGGGGATGGTCGATCGGAAATAATACCGCATGCAAGCCCGCCAGACGTCGCCAATGTTGGGGAGTTCCCATTCCGGCAATTGCCCTCCGGCGTAAAGGCCGATGTCAGCCACCTCTACTATATTCCCTACCGTTGCCATGAACGGGGTAAGGGAAGCCGTGGCAACGAAATTTCCGTTCACCCATTCGTTTTCTTGGGCCGTAAGGAAGCTGCTGCCGCTGGAAAGCGTTATTCTAACGGACAATCCAGAAGCACTGCTGTCCTTCACCCACGTGCCAGTTTTGCACCCCGGAACTACCGCCGTTATCAGCTTATCCTTGTTCGCCTCTGCCGCCGTCACCGTGAACATTTTTACGTAGGATCGGGTGAGGCTAGTGTTGGTGAAGGAAAGACCGTAGCTTCCCTGCGGCAGCTTCACCACCCCGCGCCAAACGAACGGCATAGCGTCAGCCGTTCCGAATTTGAGGTCGGCAACTTCGATGCCCTCAATGGGAAATACGACTCCGTAATAGTCTCCTGTGCCAAAAGCGGCATCAGAAGTAAGAACGGTTGCTCTGAACCGATACGGCGAACCACCGGGGGTGTCAGATGCGAGTTGCCCGGCCCTGAGAACGCCGCCACCCGTCGAGTTTACATGGACTCCGTCCATGACGTATTGAGCGGAACCGACATCGATCGTTCCCGAAGTTCGATCTTGGCAAACTTGGAACGCCGGGTTCAGGTGCCGATTGCGTTTACTGGCCTTCGTAGACGTCGAATTGGCAGCGGCCAGCACTACAGCGTCGATTGCCTGCTGCTGCGCATCGCTTACAGGCTTGTCCTTGTCCGCCGTGTTATTGGCGTTACCGAGGCCAACATCGCCTTTTTCAATCGCAATATCACCGGAAAGCTCTTTGCCATTCACCTTGCGAGTGTTGGGTACCTTTCCGGCCAAACCGTCCGAAAGGGCGCTCGCCGTCGCGTAGTGGGCGGGCAACTGACCGCCGAACTTGAGTGCATCCGGTGCCTTGCCGCCAACAATGATCTGATCGATCTGGTTTTGGGCGAGCGTAATGGACTGCTGCAGATTTACGATCTGCGGCGCGACGTTGATCTGTATATAGTCAAGCGACGCCTGAATGCCCTGAGCCTTCAATGTCTCGAAGGTGGCCTCAAGCTGCTCACGAGCTGCAATGCGATCGGCAAGGTCACCAAATATCGCGTTCCACAGATCGGCCGTGAACTCGGTCGGAGGCCATGAGGGAAGCTGGTAGCGATTATCGCGCGTTGGCGTAGTCAATGACATCCTCCCCTTCCTGCTCGATGACGGATTTCAGAACCGAGCCGGACATTTCGATTTCGTTGAGCGGCCGATACCGGAACGGTCCCAACGTCACCGGCCGCGTCAGTTTGACGTCATAGGTCTTTTTTTCATCAACTTTCATGGATGCCTCGGGTCTAAAGGGCGGAGATGAAACCGTCCTGAAGGAACGGAACGGTCACGGGATTGTCGGTGTTGGCGGCAAAATGCATGCGGGCGTTCTGTGTGGCAGCGCCCAGCGAATAGGTGGACAGGAAGGTTCGCCGTGCCGGATTGCTTGGATCAATCGTGACTTCCGTTGTGCCAGGAGCGATCACGTTGTTGCCCACCATGATCCGGGGGGTGAACTGGTGATGCGCCGGGTCAAAGGCATCCAACGTATATTGCGTCACGATCGCGCTGGTGGAGACACCGAACTCGAAGGCTTTGCTGAGGGCTTTCATGTTGGTGCGGTTGCGAGCCACCCGCGAGACAGCGGTCGCGTCCAGCTGGATCATGGGCTGAAGATCAGCCGTGCCGACCATCACGAGGCGCAGCTCCACCGATGCCGGCAGGCCAACGAGAGGGTTCGTGGCGGGATCACCATCATCCAGCTCGACCCACGCGGTCGTTCCTGCAGGACGGATTTCCCATACCAGCGCCGTGCCGCCCGGCACCCAACCCGAGAAAAGCATGTCGATCTGGGTCATGCCGTCAGCGAGATTGAGAGCCTGCATCGGGACTACAGTGCGCGGGCTGTGATATCGCGCTCCATTCACTCTGAAGCAGAAATCAATGTCCATCGAGCCTTGGGCGAACACGCCGTCCGTGCACGAGAACTGCGTGCCACCGGTGTACTTATTCCCGGTAGAGACAGAGAGCGCATGTGCGCCCGTGGTCACGGTCACGATGGCATAGCGCTTTCCGCTCTCCATGAGCGTGTACGGCATAACGCAATTGACCCAGCCAACCGCCATGTCCTTGTGTTCGATCTTGCTGACGGCAAGCACGCGGTCGAACAGCGGTGTTCCACCCGTCGAAACTTCGACCACAGCCATGTGAACATCGCCATCAAGTCCGACTTTTGCAAAATGCAAGTCGATGGACGTCATCAGCATGGGCTGGGCGACGAGGAACGATTGGGCATAGATCGAGCCATTCATTCCGACTTTTTCAGTGACGTAGCCCCAATAGGGTTCGCTGTAGATCTCGTAACGGATTTGGCGCACGCCGTAGGTTTGATGACCGACGCCGAGGTTCGCCCGGATTTCAACAACTTCGAACTGCTCGCCACCCACGTTCAGCATCTGGCCCACGCGGGAATCGCCGCCCAATCCAGCCCACCCGGCGGCGTTTTCACAGGCCCCCATTGTCGGACCGTAGGTGAGACGAATGCGGGAGGCTTCCATCCGCGTCAGCGTCGTTTGCGTGTGGACCAACTGAGAGATGTTGAGCGTGCTGTCGAGCGACGTGTTCTCGATCTTCACGACCTCGTCAAAGGCCGGGACCATGCGGCGGGTCCGGAAGGCAATCTGCGGATTGTCCTCGGCCTGCACTTCGAGACGCGCCTGCGTAATCGCTGCGAAACCAAAGCGAACGCCTTCTTCGACCCGCGCCAGCCAGTCCACATGCTGCAGGTCCCACCGATCGGGGATCAGTCCGTTGTCGAAGACATAGGCGCGAGCCTCGTCAGGCAAATCGACCTTCAGCCTTGCGGCACCGATATCGCGCTGCATCTGCCGAATAATGGCCGGGCGCGGAATATCGGTCAGCCGGGTGGCGATGTTGGTGATTTGCGTTTCAATAGTCTGCGTGCGCAAAAAGAGGCCCGAAAGGTCAATTTCCAGCGCAGTTACGCGGTTTTCTACCTCGTACAACGTCTTAACGCGGCTGGCGTTTCCCGGCTCGATGACATCAACACCGGTCGATTTCAGGAGGACGAAAGCGATGCAAGCGTCGGTCTCGGCCACCACCGGCTTTGCCGGAACCGGGTTCGCCTCGCCAGCCTGCACGATCAGATTAACGATGCGTCGCACGGTCTTGGGCGTGACGCGCTGAACCGGGATCGAGGTTTCCGGGTCTTGCGATGTTTCGAACGGCCTGCTTGCAGTCTCGGTAATTTCTTCGCCGCGCAGCAGGATTGCCACCCAGCGCTGGTCAGAAGCTGCGGGCGGAATTTGAAGCTGAAGATTGACGTCCTTGGAAGCCGCCTGCGCATAGACTTTCTCACCCGCGACATAGCGGCCGGGCGACACGGTAATTTCCTGCACGGACTTTCGGGCAACGGTAAAATGCGACCAGTGCGCTGGATAGCCGATTGCGTCCCGCCAAACGCCATCTACATCCTGCTGGGCAAACAGGCTGACATTTTCAAAGTCGGTGTGATCGGCGATTTCGGCATTCGAGAAGGTAACGCGGGGCATGGGCTGGTCCTCGTATCAAAGATATTGGCGCTGGCGATAACCGCCCGGCGAAGTGCTGCCGTCGATCATGACGGCGTCCTGCAGGGTGATCGGTCGACGCCATGCGAAGCTGACGGTGTAGAGGGTGTCCGGCGTCTTTGCGGTGACCATGGCGCGCTGTGCGCGACGGATCGGCTCAAGATCGACGGATGTGAGGGCGGCGCGGCCAAGAGCCGACCGGCCGATCTGAAAATGATTTTTCGGGGCGCGCAACGTGACGTGCACGAGGTAATGCGCCGTGAACGGTTGGTGCGCGATCGGCGTGCGGCCGATGACGGCGCGACCGAAGGTGAAACGGGCCGGATGGGCGATGCGGTCGATGATATCGGCATCCACGAAAGCCAGATAGCGCTTCAGGCCGACAAGCGTGCCTTTCAGGGCCGCCAACCGCGAGCCGGGATAGAGGACAGAACGCCCCGCACATTGGGCGATCATTTCCCGCTTCCGCTCCTCGCTCCAGTCGTCGTACCAGAGGTCAACCGAATGGTGCGCGGCGAGATAGGGCAGCAGCCGCGCTTCCGTCTTGTACGGGTCCATCAGGTCTGCGAAAGGCACAGCCAGGTCATCGGACATGCCACCGGCAAGCGCGTATTCAAAAGGCTCGGAATTGGACGGAAGAAGCGCTGCAACGTCCCTCATGTCCGAACCTCCGTTACCACCGTCAGCCCGGTCATGACCGGCACGGTGTATGGATCGGGCTCGATCGCCACCGGCGCGAGGTCGCGCACCTTCACGATGTTGGCGCCATAGGCAGCGCCGGACAGCAGCCCTTCAGGAATTTCGCCGCCGACGGTGGTTCGCTCGATCGCTGCGGCCGTCACACGCTTTTCCGCCTCGGCCTTCAGCAGATCAGGTGACGGGCCGGTCCCGACGATCTCCAGTACCAGAGACACCTGATATTCCCTGCGGGTCGCCGTCATGATGGAAACGCTGACAGCTTCCGGCGTGCGGTCTGGATCGAGAACAGCGGCGCGCACGGTCGCCAGTTCGACCGAGGTCGGTTCACGGCCGAAGGGTCCAATCAACACGACATCGGTATCGCCGCGACGGCCATGGATAGCGCGGCCGTTGATCCGGGCGTCCCACAGGCCAAGTGTTTTGTCGTCAGTTTGCGGCCACGCCGTCCACGCATCATAGAGGTATCGGCCGGGAGAACCGGATGCGGGCGCGTCAAGCGACAACAGGTAGCGGCGAAGCAAAGACGCATCGCCTTCCATCACGGCATCTGTGTTTGCGGTTGCCGGTGTCACGATCTGGCGCGCAACGTTGTTGTCGGCGGCGATCGCCTCCAGATCAGAACCCTTGGCATAGGGCGCGAGCAGTGCGCGAAAGGCATCGTTAACACGCTGGCGATCGAGAAG
This window harbors:
- a CDS encoding phage tail protein I encodes the protein MRDVAALLPSNSEPFEYALAGGMSDDLAVPFADLMDPYKTEARLLPYLAAHHSVDLWYDDWSEERKREMIAQCAGRSVLYPGSRLAALKGTLVGLKRYLAFVDADIIDRIAHPARFTFGRAVIGRTPIAHQPFTAHYLVHVTLRAPKNHFQIGRSALGRAALTSVDLEPIRRAQRAMVTAKTPDTLYTVSFAWRRPITLQDAVMIDGSTSPGGYRQRQYL
- a CDS encoding phage tail sheath family protein, whose protein sequence is MALDFNHGVRVIDAGSESRPLETADSSAIGAAVIAPDASNTLFPYDEPVAFYTHEADKVAALGTTGTAIDIINAIRAQGIEAQCVFVRCEAGQTPEATRAKLQGSAASMTGVHALSFARGHVGVEPGLVIAPGYSSGRVEDAKNPLADALEQVSEKLKAIAVIDTGGPNSATSLAFRADFSSRYTYLVDPFVRVASGATIVTKPASPFAAAMFVKRDKKKGGAYWSPSNQEVKGILGTARPITYFDGEIDHEANLLNQNGIATFIPSRLSQGASGQFATNGRILWGNRTASTDTLWQFVNVVRTRATIEKAIINGFRPWANDENLTAQHVIAVMRSLQDLLDSMQAVGAILGGRVYWDRAMNGNANLRLGKLRVEFDAEETPPLEDLIFGSRRNEAYFDTLANEIQRRVTAEFGGTIADYLSAA
- a CDS encoding baseplate J/gp47 family protein, whose amino-acid sequence is MSFQIIDLSRLPVPDAIETLSAEAMIAAFKARFIQVWEIQRQLDPTLPAYETLDLETDSANIVGQAWTYLRLLDRQRVNDAFRALLAPYAKGSDLEAIAADNNVARQIVTPATANTDAVMEGDASLLRRYLLSLDAPASGSPGRYLYDAWTAWPQTDDKTLGLWDARINGRAIHGRRGDTDVVLIGPFGREPTSVELATVRAAVLDPDRTPEAVSVSIMTATRREYQVSLVLEIVGTGPSPDLLKAEAEKRVTAAAIERTTVGGEIPEGLLSGAAYGANIVKVRDLAPVAIEPDPYTVPVMTGLTVVTEVRT
- a CDS encoding phage major tail tube protein; the encoded protein is MTLRIIRGFTLNVNDNVNLALDIETLKLPALEEITETFQPGGSDMELDITGLGIKALTMPFKLKSHTPETLALFGGPAGVRQNWTGKKLVISEEDGTEHEHSIDVTGRLSKVEGEAMAGGKATGYDHEIKSIWSYTEYWDGRVMHRFSFKKGGWDIWNYQAINSTRRSILFS
- a CDS encoding phage tail tape measure protein; translated protein: MDISFVIRLIDQLTGPAKKVKSGLLDLGQAAKQGFSGAIKDGFTVENIETATRNAEAALRDARGRMLGAFGQAMTLAAPIFKGANFQDAFIDFANVAEIPIDRMGEIEARLIAQTRTTGKNKTELLQILATYVGKGMDLDESLAAIEATGRASTATKAEVGDMGNAGYAVMDNLKVAATDLAKAFDVMASTGKSGSFELKDMARNFPELTANASALKMQGVPAVASLAAALQIAMKSAGSADQAANNMSNFLGKITSPDTVKNFKKMGIDIEKEMKSAAAKGTDPLLHSLELIKKATGGDQYKMGELFADKQVLDFLRALIPNLEDYKRIRDEAGAASGVIDKDFVNVMSGLKTQIKGLVTEIDNLFSAGGALLPVVQDIVLRGTAIVRMVNDWTTANPELTATIVKITAGLLAASVAMRVASYAFAAMRLSAIGFTSTFLRFQDGRNIATGWRIIAGAWRFAAGSASALGSALLPVAGRIPMLRNAIAGLSFISAASGGGLAGSLSAVTAALTAFASGLAGIVAGITAPVWAIAAVLAGAGFAVWKYWDRISSFASGFAGPIVAFFNTGVEGVTKALSLLVDRIGTALNIDPASIAAFKASMAKMFDFSAMIDAAKEKLGEIWKAITSFFSQEKLSDADKEAMRAAGAALGDAVVDGFKAAFEALYGWLAGVPGRIRAAIGSIDLTGLFKWPAIFGGSDDMSATQPYQPQQTGGVTPAAGNTTSNVTTVNQNVTQNISSPDPKAAGDAAASKLGAAINSVKSGMYNDGAY